Genomic window (Ictalurus punctatus breed USDA103 chromosome 16, Coco_2.0, whole genome shotgun sequence):
AATCGCCACTCGTTGGTGAGCGGAAAAGCATCGCAGAACTCATCGGACCTTGAGCGCGTCAGGTTTCACTCCTGTTAGCCAAGAACGgggggcacagactcaccaaaactgaaGATGGGAAAAAGACCACGTGACGggttccccccccccaaatcttcaactgtccagtttggatTAATCTGGTGTTGCTCTGCTGCCACGtaattggctgactggatactTTTACTGATCGGAATACATCTACTTGTGGTCGAGATGCATGCAGAAGTGAGCTATTTCAATTCAGGAAAGAGTCCAGATTccaccatgtgaagggttttctcAGGCTGCCACGGCGTACATATCTGaactaaacaaaacatacaTAGCAACACCAAAACCTGGCAAACGGGAGTAAAACCTTGTGCGACTGCTTTGATTCGTCAGTATCTGGAAGGCTTGCCTCAGTGAGTCACCGATAAACACCGGCGAGTCATATCAGGAAACTCCACGGCATCGCGTCACGGCATCTGTCTACGATCTACAACTTATTCAGTgtgacaataatccaaaacaccAAGAGTAAACACGAGCGGCTATTTACTCAAACAGAAGATAGTTTGGCCAACGAACCTCGATGCTGTCGAAAAGCTATAACTGGATCTCAAACGAGAGAACCCCAAAACATAAATGAACGAAAAGCAGTCCTGTAAAGAAAAAGCAGTCCTGTAAAGAAAGGTCCAGAAAGAAATGGAAGGGTATTGTCAATAAATCAGGTTCTACACACTAGCAAACGTCGACAGTTTAAATCATCGGTTTGACAGAAATGACGGAAGTTCTTAAAGAACACTGGATCAAAAGGTGAAGAGCCGTTCAGTCAGAAATCCAAATAATTCCAAAGGCTCTACAAACTTTTTCCCTCGCGTATTTATGCGAGGTCATTATAAAGGCCTATTTTACATCGAGCAAAGAAACATACGCGACATGAATGCACAGAATAATCGCTGTAAGCCCAGGCCACAGACTCACCCCCAGACTGAAAGACTAAATAAAGACCTGCATGAGAATGCAGTCCCAGTTTACGTGCTTTAGAAACGTACGCCTTAATTCCTACTGAAAGCCGAACAAGCCGGGCCTCGTCTTTGAGCATTCGAGACCGTTTCATAGATGAATAGTGAACCATCCATCCAGCAACCACAATGAAACCAGTTTAGTGAGCGGTGTGTTTTCATTCTGTCTTGTTGAAATTCTGTCGGGGCAAGTTTAGATTAGGGATGTAACCGGGGGGGGGAAACAGTATACATTCTTTGGATTTAACAGATAATGTGTTATAAACGAATACAGATACAAACGGGAGGCGACAAGAACGTTTGGCAGAAACGTTCACATGGTATTTGGTCGATAAGAGACAATAAAGAAATGCCCTtccagtttaggccacacccactttgatAGTGGCATTGGATTACACCCCTAATTTATATATAACTAAGTGGTCCAGAATATAAATGGTTAAGTACAAAACTTCAGGGGAAGATCAAAAGGCAGCCGGCGGTGTGACATTACCTACAGAATGGTCGGAGCTCCTCAGGTGCCAAACAGCAGTAACAGAAGGAGCAGTGTTGCCTTACTGGCTCTTGTCATCAGTGTAATCCCCAACAGCTATTTGTGACACTAAACACCTTGCAGTCGAACGCCGCAGTTCACCGATGATAAAGGCGTAATTCATGTAGAGTTAAAAGTTATGGCCTGGCtcatgttatatttattaattgaaCTGCAGTTCAATTAATTCACACCACACAGACAGGGGGACAAAATAATGGCTCcattatgctgtgtgtgtgtgtgcggggggggggggggggggggatgtgtgtgtttatttgctggCAGCATTGGTGTCCACTCGTCCCCTTACAGGTACtcatcactgcaaatcaattAGATCAAATAAAACCTCTATCCCATGACAAGACACTTCTATCTcgatgggcgtggtctcttccagaTAGACTCCGCCCCATCCACAGGCCATCCAAAGgttcactgaatggtttgatgagtgtGACAATGAAATAAATCATATGCCATGGCCTTCACACTCACCACAACccaactgaactgaacacctaTCTTCCTGCACCACCGTCATCAAAAACACCAAGTGTGAGGGGAAATCTTggttatgttgtgtgtgtgtgttttcttcttaTCAAAGAGCtgtctgtatatacagtagcctatattgtgtgtgtgtgtgtatatatatatatatatatatatatatatatatatatatatatatatatatatatatatatatatatatataaataaatgattccTTTGGTTGAGATCTTGGCAGAAGGCTTTAAGACCAAAATACAgcattgttcctttttttttttttttttttttctatctatgaaaacagatttaaaaaaactgGTGTTCATCTTTTACCTGAGACATTGCAAGACATTGTTGTGTACCTTTAATTACCTTTTAAGGTTTAATTATTAATGTCAAATCTGGTGTTTGGAAAGTGCTTTGGAAATAAATTTGCCTTGCCTTTACTGTAAAGtctaattaaaggtacaaaGGTGTATTAGAGGAACAAACCTTGCACCTTGATGGTTCCAGTCCACAAACAAGGGAAGAGTACAGCTTGGGACCACGATTTCTGAGCGTGAAGGTTTATTCATTTTTGGATATTAcagcgttattattattattattattattattattattattattaaaaatcgCGATATCGATGCACGAACAAGATATCGCGCTGCTCTAGGCGCCGGGAGGCCGGACTTACAGACACGTCAGAGCCATGAATCTATTTAAAGCGCGTGAGATCAGTGGCACAGCTTCACGCGTAAAGGCGCATCGGAGAGATCGAGAGACGCGGCCGGATCTGATTAACGCGGGACATTATCTCGACAGAAGTGCGACGGAAGAAATGAAACGCGCTGAGGTTGTGCGTCTCAAGTTCACACGAGGGAAtgtactctgtgtgtttgtgagccTGAGCGCAGGATGCCCGTTTCGCTGCGTCGGCGGAAAGACGTGCGGCGCTCAGAAGTAAACAGCAGACAGATCCGACGCCAGCTCGGAGAGCCCTGATGTCTTCATTTGGCTTTTGGAACTCGGTGATGGTGGATTTCACTCAGATTACCGGCACGGAGCTCAGCAGCATCCGGTTATCGCGCGACTCCGTGCGCACAGACGAGGCTTCTCTGtagagacagaaacacacaaacacgacCGACTTCACTTGGATACTCTGCGTGAATGGATGAGGAACGGCAATATTTTTGGGGGGACCCCTCACGGATACACTCCCTTTAAAGCATTTTGGGTCCTTCGATGCCACCCGAACCATCTGGAACTGCGTTTATATGTGCACTGCAGGTCTGCATGGGCCCAATTTAAGGGTGAGTCCGAACAGCTATAATGGAAACAATTACGATAAATATATGGATCCGATTTTAGAGCTTAGTTTAGATGAATGCACAGAAACCCAGATCACCAGGCTCGTGCATGACGCGCGcggtgggggtggtggtggaggtgttgGTGGTGTTTTGAGTGCAAAAGTTGTGCGGTGTTATTTGCGTTCGTGGCACCAGCGCTGCATGCTTCTCTACATTTGAAAACATCCCCAGTCCCTGCTGGGACTTTGGGTCATAACCTCACGTGCAAGCCCAGGCTTTTGTTATGCATCCTGTTCAACCCTATGTGCATTTAACTTCTCACATAAGTCTGATTCTCAGTGTAATATCTTCAAATGATTggcctataatatatatatatatatatataaataaatgcaatccAATCTCATacttgaaaatatatatattttttcatctgATATTTCTCTTGCACACTAAAGAAATAACCTAAAACTGTCACACGAGTGCTTTCCCCCAAAACTCTACACATTTATACCCAGCACAATCCGGTCATTCATTTATCGACAAAGCATTGCATCATCAATATCATGGTTATATATCAATAGATCAGTCTCTATAAAGCTGTATGAAGTGTGCTCCTGCTGAAGGCTGGGACCGTAAATACGGAACAGGAGTTGCTTTGCCACAGAGCATTTTCTCCTCTGGAAATATtgaccaagaaaaaaaagaaaaaaaaaaagaataaaaaataaataaataaaataaatctgtttagcATGAACTGAAATTGTGCAGAAACTGTACTGTGTTTATCTGAGAAGTTTATAAATAATGCATCTGGAACGAAGATGCTTTAAATCCCATAACATTTTTAAGAATGTTTGGGATTTGGGCCAtgaactcactcactcactcactcactcactcactaattCGATTTAGTGCGAAGATTCTGGAACGTGTTTTGACGCATGTATTTAGCAATGTTTGAAGCaatgtttttataataaaataaaataaaataaataaatatttttttaaaaaagcaacgGGACAGAAGGGAAAACTCCAAAATAATATTTGTGTTATAGTATCTTAGCGTTTTCCCTTCTGTcccgtttcttttttttttaaacattgctaAACACATGGTTCAAAACATGCTCCAGAATATCGTGGTTACTGTTCCCCAACCCCAGGGTGCAGAAATGTACAATTACAATTTAAACGGTACTTATTGGTTGCTTTAGCATCAGAAGAAGAATGGAAAGAATTCCTTACTGAAGCGTGTGCATTCGTGCAGGTAAGCAACTGTATCACCTTCAGAACTATCTCTGTTTCGTTGCAGCTCCTTCCATAGGAACTGAGTCTAAAATGAAGTTATGGGACGTTCTAGCTACGTGTTTGTTGCTCCTGAGCTCCGTATCCGCTCGCCCTCTCTTCAACAAGCTGCAGCCTTCCAAGAGAGCACCTCGAGCAGAGCGTCGCAGTGAGCTGCTCGTCCTGGACCCAGTCATAAACGCCCGTCTCGACACAGCCAGTTTGACACAAGCCTCTATGGAAGAACAATGTAAGTCAATGCCCTAAAAGagctctgcttttttttttcttttttttctcttcccccAATCAAAAACACACTGAATCGTGCTTAATGTGATGACAAATGTACTTATGTATTATCGTGAAACAGTCCTTTGTTTATCAGCTGGGCAAAAcgaaatttaataaataatacagagATCCATTTGATATCTTGTTCCAGCACTGGATCGGATTGTTCCGTCAGTACGTGTTTGTCAAACAGTTTATTTTCCCAAGCAAAAATTATATTAAGCCATTCTTGTTGTGCCACAGATGATCATGCAAAATTGTCCCACAATCACACAACTGCCAACAGACAGCTGTCCAAATGTGGTTGCAGGGAAACAAGAGCTTGTAAACCACTATGGTTAGCAACTATTTAGCAGAAACCACTTAGAAAAGATTTCTCTCAGTAGAGGTATGTAATCGTATTTTCCAGCATTCTGTGAAGCCCTGCTCTGTACACAATGGTCAGAGACGGTTTAATTAGTATCTGACTTTCCGCGACACGATAATGACTTTCCGAAGACAACGGGAGAGGTCAGGAGACACAGTAACAGCCAGAAAGACATTCCTTCTTTGAATGCTTGGTCCTCATTAGTGCTTTGTTCAGTAAATGAGAATGTGTTTACTATAAAATACCCATGTCCATAACCACAGTACTGCTGAGAATCTAGATAAACGTGCATCCGTGGGGAAAGGTTTTGTAGACGTCGGACGTTTTAGGCAACAGACTCTACAGTACTTTCATTGTGTTTATGTCCATTTCGACAGTTGCGTGGGAGGCATCTCCATTTGTTTAACTCAAGATGACACCGGCTTGTCTTTACACAGTAGTAAACCTGCAAATTTTCTAGATAAGGTATGGAAAGCGAGACATGTCTTGCTAAGCGCTCCACCTCTTATCTTAAGACCAGCACCTGTTAGTGCCGTTCCAGTGTTTAGTGACGCACAACGGCATCCGAGTCAGGATCCGTGTCCGTTTAAATGCCATTATGAAATGTCTGGTTATCCTGTTTGGATTTCACCATATGCCAATACATCGAAACCAAATTTCTTGCTAAAGTAGGTTAACTAAATCAATTCAGTGGTTTGATGCACAGCCGACCATGTTACAGTGCCTCAGAATTAGTGTGCGACTCGAGAACGGCAGTTGTAAACAGCTCGGCTTTTGCATTTCCCTGGGCATCGTAGCCCTGTCATCCTGGCCAACGAAAGACAGTCCTTTTTGTCAAAGGGCAGTGTGTATACAAACAGCGTTCATGATTACACCTGATACTGTTGTACAGGGCCAGTCAGCCAGGCATTAACATGGATTGTATAACACTCCTGGCTGCAGGATCTACAGGTGACAGTTAATGAAATTCAGACAGCTCCACCTGTCTGTGGGCAAAGCCAGTCTCCTCACTACataaagaagaaaagtaaaAGGATAATCCCAGCACATCGAAAATTACAAGTCTTATCACACCTACCACACAGCATGCAACTGTAAATCTTTACTTCAATACCTTGACTTACCCTGCTCGAGTAAACCCTTCCTTACCTTGACCTATCTGGCTCCAGTAAACCCTTCCTTACCTTGACCTACCCGAGTCCAGTAAACCCTTCCTTACCTTGACCTACCCGAGTCCAGTAAACCCTTCCTTACCTTGACCTACCCGAGTCCAGTAAACCCTTCCTTATCTTGACTTACCTGGCTCCAGTAAACCCTTCCTTACCTTGACCTATCTGGCTCCAGTAAACCCTTCCTTACCTTGACCTACCTGAGTCCAGTAAACCCTTCCTTACCTTGACCTATCTGGCTCCAGTAAACCCTTCCTTACCTTGACCTACCTGAGTCCAGTAAACCCTTCCTTACCTTGACCTACCTGAGTCCAGTAAACCCTTCCTTACCTTGACCTACCTGAGTCCAGTAAACCCTTCCTTACCTTGACCTACCTGAGTCCAGTAAACCCTTCCTTATCTTGACTTACCTGGCTCCAGTAAACCCTTCCTTACCTTGACCTATCTGGCTCCAGTAAGCCCTTCCTTACCTTGACCTATCTGGCCCCAGTAAACCCTTCCTTACCTTGACCTACCTGAGTCTAGTAAACCCTTTCTTATCTTGACCTACCTGAGTCTAGTAAACCCTTTCTTATCTTGACTTACCTGGCTCCAGTAAGCCCTTCCTTACCTTGACCTATCTGGCCCCAGTAAACCCTTCTCCAACATAACTTGACTTACCTGGCTCTAGTAAATTCTTCCTTACCTTGACCTACCTGGCTCCATTAAACGCTTCCTTACCTTGACCTACCTGGCTCCAGTAAACACATGCCCAACTTAACTTGACTTACGTGGCCCCAGTAAACTCTTCCTAGCCCGACTTACCTGACTCCAGTAAACCCTTCTCCAACATAACTTGACTTACCTGGCTCTAGTAAACTCTTCCTTACCTTGACCTACCTGTCTCCAGTGAACCCTTCCGTACCCTGACCTGCCTGTTTCCAATAAAACCTTCCTTACCTCGACTTACCTGACTCTTACCTGACTCTTACCTGACTGGAATTTAAAGGGCTGTCGATTTCTTTTGATTTCATTACTTGTTGAATCATAATAAAATTAGCTTCAAAAATACCTATTATAGTCTCAGGAGAGCTTTTCCAGATGCCATGATGCAGTCTGTTTGGCAGGCATGTGAGAGAGGGAACTTCACGGAGTTCCTTCTATAATGAAATCATTGTGTATTACATGTAGATCAAAGGATGCTACATTTTTCTCCTCTCTGTTCAAGTGCAGGACAGTGCATATGTTTTGAGTTTGTGCTTGAACAGATGTATTCTGCTGTACCTCAATGTCATAACCCAAATGCATTTTCCATATATTTGAGGAGAACAGAATATAGAAAAGACGATCAGTAAAATGAGGAACTGCTTATCACATTGCACCGTTGTAGACACTGTATAAACACACCCAAGTCCAGGGCATGACTTACAATGATTTCTCTTGTTTTATCTGTTAAAAGATGACATCAATGGACTACACCCAGACCAGTTTGATGACGTAATGGACTTCATTGCAGCGACCATTGGCAGACTGCGGCGGTCTCCTGAGATGGACTCTGAGGGCAGGGGGAAAGAAAACGGGAGGCGTAGAGGAGCAgcaaacacagagagaggagcgagaggacgaggagaaaagaagagaggtCGAGGACGAGGCGGTAAAGGGAATCGGGATGAACTGATCAAAGGTCAAGGGCGCGGGTGCCTTCTTAAAGAGATCCACCTCAACGTGACGGACCTGGGGTTAGGTTACCGGACCAAAGAGGAGTTGATATTTAGGTACTGCAGTGGTCCCTGTTACGATTCGGAGACCAACTACGACAAGATCCTGAACAACCTCACCCAAAATAAGAAGCTGGGCAAAGAGTCACCTTCCCAGACCTGCTGTCGACCCATAGCATTCGACGACGACCTCTCGTTCTTGGATGACAGCTTGGAGTACCACACTCTCAAGAAGCATTCCGCCAAGAAGTGCGCCTGTGTCTGATTTGTGCGCTCGGGCAAGCGAAAAGACACTTGGACAAAATACAGAAGTCTCGCACCCCACAGGGCTTAAAGCCAGTGCAGAGACAAATGCTGCTTCTCGGAGGGAAAAGTGCAGGTCTCGAGTGCGTCGTTGTTTATTCTGCACGTTAGAAACGAAGGAGTAAGATTtcatgtaaaacaaaaaaaaaaaaaaacaaccaccaccacaaaAACTTCAGGAAAAGTACTTCAGCGGCAGGAGCAACACCTCAGTATTCACTGTTACAAAACCATGTCAGAGTATTCTAAGCAGGGATTGAAATGTAAATGCTGTCTAAATGGCAACAATAACATACTCAATCAGCAAGTCGACCCGACAGTCTGGGTATACACAAACTATAACTTCGGCTGAGGGGAAGTGCGAGAGATGGGTGCGACGGGTGTCTGCATGAAGGAGGCTGTGGACAGCACAGAATTGTGGATCTTTATACACAAAGTCCTTGTGAAGAAATAGCTGAATACGCCTATGCGGACTAGTCAGAGCGTCCATCTCACAACCCAGACTCACCCCGCATCAACCGGAACAGACTCATCACAAAAATGTTTAACATTCagaaagttatatatatatatatatatatatatatatatatatatatatatatatatatatatatatatatatggtctatatggaaaaaatgtatttattgaaatttaattaacttattgttatttattgcaATCCATTGTATTAGAGTGTGTttccttatttatttgtgaagcttcctacccccccccccccccccccccccgtcttcACCTTGGATGGTGCCAAAGTGGAGCGTGTGTTTTTAAGAAAAAGCAGATGATGCGATAATCTAGGATCACCGTTTACCCGGGCTGGAAAACAATCACTTACTCATTTTAGAACATTAGTGCATTAATCTCTCGACTCGCTTTATTGGTTCAGAGATACTGTACAGTTTAGGGAAAGAAAACTGAAATAACTTAAAGGCAAGTGGACCAATTATGCTtcgaaacaacaacaacaacaacaacaacaacaacaaaaaacccataACCACAGACAAGCTGACATCTTAGTTTGAAAGACAGACACGTCTAACACCTCGCTATATCTGGCACCAttgggagggggggagagaaaaaaaatgctaggTCTGTGGTAGACCAGTATCGTGTTTACTCAATCAGAGcagtttggggggaaaaacgtTAACATCAGTCCTCCAACTGCTCTCTCAAGCAATTATCTGTTTGCTAGAGAAAATACAGACCTTGCCCAGTGTTTATTTTCAACCATAATAAAGTCACTACAGCGAAGGTTTCTAGCACAACTATGCTGTGCCCCATGGAGACGCATCATCACAAATAGAAAACATCCTTCCTAGTCGAAAGTTAAAATCCACGTCCCGTGAGACAGGAAGGTGTtgatgtgatggtggtggtCCTTGAGGTTCCCTCACAAACTGCCTCGCCAAATCTTgcagtaggttttttttttcttcttatgtGCTCTAAACGTTCCACAACAATTTAAATAGCATCTAGCAAGTCCCCGTAGCGTTTCAAACCAAGATttatttgtcttctttttcGTCTGGATTTCTCAGGTAAACAGAAACAAACCTCATTCGAAGAAAAGTTGAGCCACTCTGGATCCCACGACATGCCTAGTACAAAGTCCAGATCCTAACTTAGACACAAACACTGAAACAGGGCTTTCATGAAAGAGTCACACCCACTACTAGAAACAGCTGGGGATGTGTATGCAAGTCATGGGATGAGAAGGCTGATTTTGTCCACGATACTGTAGCTCACTGCCACACGGAAAGCTCCCGTGGGAACGGCACGACGTTTCCATGGATCGCAG
Coding sequences:
- the gdnfa gene encoding glial cell line-derived neurotrophic factor — translated: MRNGNIFGGTPHGYTPFKAFWVLRCHPNHLELRLYVHCRSAWAQFKAPSIGTESKMKLWDVLATCLLLLSSVSARPLFNKLQPSKRAPRAERRSELLVLDPVINARLDTASLTQASMEEQYDINGLHPDQFDDVMDFIAATIGRLRRSPEMDSEGRGKENGRRRGAANTERGARGRGEKKRGRGRGGKGNRDELIKGQGRGCLLKEIHLNVTDLGLGYRTKEELIFRYCSGPCYDSETNYDKILNNLTQNKKLGKESPSQTCCRPIAFDDDLSFLDDSLEYHTLKKHSAKKCACV